Genomic DNA from Corynebacterium kroppenstedtii:
AACACGTGTCCTCTATCAAACCCTACACAACCTCCAAAGGAAAAGCCTGGCGCGTCCAATACTACGACCCCGACCAAGGCAAACGGCAGAAACGCGGATTCGCAACAAAGTGGCAAGCTGAAAACTGGGCCGCAGAAAACACTGTAGACCTCACCACCGGCCAATGGCGCGACCCCGCCGGAGCAAACATCACCGTCGAAACACTCTCTAAAACATGGCGGAAAGGCCGACAACACCTCAAACCCTCCACCCTCGACCGTGAAGCCTCACGCCTACGCAGCACCGTGCTGCCCATGTGGGGTAAACGGAAAATCGGAACCCTACGCAAAAGTGAGATTCAAGCCTGGGTATCGGCGTCCACCTTGTCCGGCTCCAGCATCAGACACGCCCACAACCTGCTAGCCCAAATCCTCGACGTCGCCGTAGACGATAACTATCTGAAATCTAATCCGGCGCGCGGGGTGAAACTCCCGCCCAAAGGGAAGCCCGTCAAGGTATATCTCACGCCTACGCAGCTTGAGCGCTTGGCTCACCATGCGGGGGATAAAGCCGTAGTGGTATGGGTGCTCGGCACCGTCGGACTCAGATGGGGTGAACTGGTCGGCCTCAAAGTCGAGGACGTGGACGAAATGCACTCCCGGCTACGCATAAACCGGTCCGTGATCTACATCAACGGCAAGCCTGAAGAGACGCTGCCTAAGACGCATGAGAGGCGCACCGTGTCCGTAAGCCTTCCTGTTATGCGCATGATCCACGAGCAGGTGGCGGGGAGGTTGCCTAGTGCATGGCTCTTCCCCCACACCGGTGGAGGGCCACTGAAACGGGCCGACGGCACTAAAGGCTGGTTCGCGGCAGCTGTGAAGAAAGCTCAAACCGAGGACCCATCGTTTCCGCGAATCACCCCTCACGGCCTACGCCACGTGGCCGCTGGCCTGTTGGTGTCAGCCGGGGCGAACGTGAAAGTCGTGCAGCGGCAACTCGGCCACGCTTCAGCTGTCTTAACGCTGGATACATACGCAGATCTGTTCGAAGAGGACCTCGATACTGTGGGACAGGCTATGGCTGGCCTATTTCGCATAGAGCCAAATTAGAGCCAAAGACGCTAAAAATCCTGATTTGACAAATAAAAAATACCCCCTGACCTGCACAAACAGGTTGGGGGTTTTGGTACTCTCAACGGGGTTCGAACCCGTGTTGCCGCCGTGAAAGGGCGGAGTCCTAGGCCACTAGACGATGAGAGCACGCGCTACAGAGTTCTCTGCAGCAGCTGCTACAGACTACGTTAACCACCTAAAATTCACAAAATCGCCTGGTAGAAAAGCTCTTTTGACGGCCACTACCTCCACAACGTCTCCACCCCAGAAGCCCCACCCTCTCACGCTGCTCC
This window encodes:
- a CDS encoding site-specific integrase — its product is MSSIKPYTTSKGKAWRVQYYDPDQGKRQKRGFATKWQAENWAAENTVDLTTGQWRDPAGANITVETLSKTWRKGRQHLKPSTLDREASRLRSTVLPMWGKRKIGTLRKSEIQAWVSASTLSGSSIRHAHNLLAQILDVAVDDNYLKSNPARGVKLPPKGKPVKVYLTPTQLERLAHHAGDKAVVVWVLGTVGLRWGELVGLKVEDVDEMHSRLRINRSVIYINGKPEETLPKTHERRTVSVSLPVMRMIHEQVAGRLPSAWLFPHTGGGPLKRADGTKGWFAAAVKKAQTEDPSFPRITPHGLRHVAAGLLVSAGANVKVVQRQLGHASAVLTLDTYADLFEEDLDTVGQAMAGLFRIEPN